One genomic region from Candidatus Chlorobium masyuteum encodes:
- a CDS encoding isoprenyl transferase translates to MAIIKTMSQSSSFKPHWFSTDSDTSDKRLQAELKSSCQLPCHIAIIMDGNGRWARLKGKTRLEGHIAGVDSVRDVVEAASQLGIKYLTLFTFSTENWNRPEKEISALMQLLVRVIGRETKKLHDNNIRLNVIGNIARLPEKVRAVLQNTMELTKNNNKLVLNIALSYSGKWDIVQACRSMFFEIQAGNIDPDAIDEQLLSSYLSTASMPDPELLIRTSGEFRISNFMLWQNAYSEIYFTNAYWPDFRRSQLYDAILEYQNRERRFGQTSEQIQKKNIASTKH, encoded by the coding sequence ATGGCTATAATCAAGACAATGTCTCAATCATCATCATTCAAGCCCCACTGGTTTTCAACTGACAGTGACACCTCTGACAAACGGCTGCAAGCCGAACTTAAATCATCCTGCCAGCTCCCCTGTCATATTGCCATAATTATGGATGGAAACGGCCGATGGGCCCGTTTAAAGGGGAAAACAAGACTTGAGGGTCATATTGCCGGTGTGGATTCTGTCAGGGATGTAGTTGAGGCCGCCTCCCAGCTTGGCATCAAATACCTTACCCTTTTCACGTTTTCTACAGAGAACTGGAACCGGCCCGAAAAGGAGATTTCAGCCCTGATGCAGCTTCTTGTCAGAGTTATTGGCCGCGAGACCAAAAAACTGCATGACAACAACATCCGGCTCAATGTTATCGGAAACATAGCGCGTCTTCCTGAAAAAGTGAGAGCTGTGTTGCAAAACACCATGGAACTCACCAAAAACAATAACAAACTTGTACTGAATATAGCGCTCAGCTACAGCGGGAAATGGGATATAGTCCAGGCCTGCCGCTCCATGTTTTTTGAAATACAGGCAGGAAATATTGATCCGGATGCTATTGACGAGCAGCTCCTCTCATCCTACCTCTCTACGGCATCAATGCCCGACCCCGAACTGCTGATCAGAACCAGCGGTGAGTTCAGGATAAGCAACTTTATGCTCTGGCAGAACGCCTATTCGGAAATATATTTCACCAATGCCTACTGGCCCGACTTTCGTCGGTCGCAGCTTTATGACGCCATACTGGAATATCAGAACAGGGAACGCCGATTCGGACAGACAAGTGAACAGATTCAGAAAAAAAATATAGCTTCAACCAAGCACTAA
- a CDS encoding KpsF/GutQ family sugar-phosphate isomerase, which produces MSETLANLHITETGKSILIQEARAIQMIAERLDSRFSGAVELLASCSGKIIISGMGKSGIIGQKIAATMASTGSTALFLHPADAAHGDLGIVSRGDAVICLSKSGTTDELNFIVPALKEIGVSIIAMTGNPRSFLAQNADIMLDTGIEKEACPYDLAPTTSTTAMLAMGDALAIALMQRKNFTQRDFALTHPKGSLGRRLTVKVSSVMAKESAVPVVHEEASVTELILEMTSKRYGVSAVVNEEGRLTGIFTDGDLRRLVQNGTEFLSRTAGSVMTPNPKTVTTTTLAKECLDILETYRITQLMVCDSEHRPVGLVHIHDLITLGL; this is translated from the coding sequence ATGAGCGAAACTTTAGCGAACCTGCATATAACAGAAACCGGCAAATCAATACTCATTCAGGAAGCACGGGCAATTCAGATGATAGCAGAGCGCCTTGACAGCCGATTTTCAGGTGCTGTTGAGCTGCTTGCATCGTGCAGCGGAAAAATCATCATCTCCGGTATGGGCAAATCCGGCATAATCGGCCAGAAAATTGCTGCAACCATGGCATCCACCGGATCGACCGCTCTTTTTCTTCACCCGGCAGATGCAGCTCACGGTGACCTGGGGATTGTCAGTCGTGGTGACGCTGTCATCTGCCTTTCAAAAAGCGGCACTACCGATGAGCTGAACTTTATCGTGCCCGCTCTGAAAGAGATAGGGGTATCAATCATTGCCATGACCGGTAACCCGCGTTCATTTCTTGCACAGAATGCCGATATCATGCTCGACACGGGTATCGAAAAGGAGGCCTGCCCATACGATCTTGCTCCGACCACGTCAACCACAGCCATGCTTGCCATGGGAGACGCGCTGGCCATTGCCCTCATGCAACGGAAAAATTTCACCCAGCGGGATTTTGCACTGACCCATCCCAAAGGATCACTCGGACGCCGTCTGACCGTAAAGGTTTCAAGCGTCATGGCCAAAGAGAGTGCTGTCCCCGTTGTACATGAAGAGGCTTCTGTGACCGAACTTATCCTTGAAATGACCTCAAAACGGTATGGTGTAAGCGCGGTTGTTAATGAAGAGGGGCGACTCACCGGCATATTTACCGACGGTGACCTTCGTCGCCTGGTTCAGAATGGCACAGAGTTTCTCAGCCGCACCGCCGGTTCGGTCATGACACCGAATCCGAAAACCGTTACAACGACAACCCTTGCCAAGGAGTGCCTTGATATCCTTGAAACCTACAGGATAACTCAGCTTATGGTGTGTGACAGTGAACATCGGCCGGTCGGGCTTGTGCACATTCACGACCTGATTACACTGGGGCTGTGA
- the sucD gene encoding succinate--CoA ligase subunit alpha: MSVLVNKDTRLLVQGITGGEGTFHTSQILEYGTNVVAGVTPGKGGVLYHGNEKDKFCRPVPVFNTVRDAVEKAEANATVIFVPAAFAADAIMEAADAGLKVIICITEGIPVNDMMKAYAFVQKKGAVLVGPNCPGVITPGEAKIGIMPGFIHKKGTIGVVSRSGTLTYEAVHQLSQVGLGQSTCIGIGGDPIIGTRFIDAIKLFANDAETEGLVMIGEIGGSAEEEAAEYISKHFKKPVVGFIAGRTAPPGRRMGHAGAIVSGGKGTAEDKIKAMEAAGIHVVDSPADLGEAMLKALGR; encoded by the coding sequence ATGAGTGTTTTAGTTAACAAGGATACACGCCTGCTTGTGCAGGGAATTACCGGTGGAGAAGGTACCTTTCATACCTCCCAGATTCTCGAATATGGAACCAATGTGGTTGCCGGAGTTACTCCTGGAAAAGGCGGCGTTCTCTATCACGGTAATGAAAAGGACAAGTTTTGCCGACCGGTGCCGGTATTTAACACCGTGCGTGATGCGGTAGAAAAGGCGGAAGCCAATGCGACCGTTATCTTTGTGCCTGCAGCATTTGCTGCCGATGCCATCATGGAGGCTGCTGATGCGGGCCTTAAAGTGATCATCTGCATTACCGAGGGTATTCCGGTCAATGATATGATGAAAGCCTATGCTTTTGTTCAGAAAAAAGGTGCTGTGCTTGTCGGGCCAAACTGTCCCGGTGTGATTACTCCCGGTGAAGCCAAGATCGGTATTATGCCTGGCTTTATCCATAAAAAAGGGACTATCGGAGTTGTTTCCCGCAGCGGCACCCTGACCTATGAAGCGGTGCATCAGCTCAGCCAGGTTGGTCTCGGTCAGTCCACCTGTATCGGTATCGGTGGTGATCCGATTATCGGCACCCGGTTTATTGACGCCATTAAACTTTTTGCCAATGATGCGGAGACAGAAGGTCTTGTCATGATCGGTGAAATTGGCGGAAGTGCCGAGGAGGAGGCTGCAGAGTATATCAGCAAACATTTCAAAAAGCCGGTTGTAGGATTTATTGCCGGTCGTACTGCGCCTCCCGGCCGCAGGATGGGGCATGCCGGAGCAATTGTTTCAGGTGGAAAAGGAACGGCTGAAGACAAGATAAAAGCGATGGAAGCCGCAGGCATTCATGTTGTTGACAGCCCGGCAGATCTCGGTGAAGCCATGCTCAAGGCTCTTGGTCGCTAA
- the gatA gene encoding Asp-tRNA(Asn)/Glu-tRNA(Gln) amidotransferase subunit GatA, with amino-acid sequence MQLSGYEDLRSRLLSRAISCEEVVRLYLDRIDQHHADNIYITVFHQQALDRAKALDRKLVEGGNPGKLFGMPIAIKDNIAIKGAGLTCASKILENYESVYDATAVLRLEEADAVFLGKTNMDEFAMGSSNENSAFGNVPNPFDKTRVPGGSSGGSAAAVANGLAMVALGSDTGGSVRQPAGFCNIVGLKPTYGRISRYGLVAFASSFDQIGVLAMNCDDAALVLEVMAGKDDHDATSSLHAVPDYRSDMAAVSVEGLRIGVPSEFFHESLNPDVARLVKGKLHELRGKGAELVDITLPESDYAIAAYYILVTAEASSNLARFDGARYGYRSGSAEDLAAMYVNSRTEAFGREVKRRIMLGTYVLSAGYYDTYYKKAQQVRRVFQDRYREALDKVDVIAGPTSPFPPFGIGDKTGDPLEMYLADVFTVPASIVGMPAVSVPVGFDSLNLPVGLHLICNFFEEGKLLGIARHMQAS; translated from the coding sequence GTGCAATTAAGTGGTTACGAGGATCTACGTTCAAGACTTCTCTCCCGGGCAATAAGCTGTGAGGAGGTCGTTCGTCTCTATCTGGACCGTATTGATCAGCATCACGCTGACAATATCTATATAACTGTTTTCCACCAGCAGGCACTTGACCGGGCAAAAGCCCTTGACAGGAAACTGGTGGAAGGGGGTAACCCCGGAAAACTGTTCGGCATGCCGATAGCTATAAAGGACAATATAGCTATAAAAGGAGCCGGACTCACCTGTGCATCAAAAATTCTTGAGAATTACGAAAGTGTCTACGATGCAACAGCCGTCCTGCGCCTTGAAGAGGCAGATGCTGTTTTTCTTGGCAAAACCAATATGGATGAGTTTGCCATGGGCAGTTCGAATGAAAATTCGGCATTCGGAAATGTTCCCAATCCTTTTGATAAAACACGGGTGCCCGGCGGCAGTTCGGGAGGATCGGCTGCGGCAGTGGCCAATGGTCTGGCAATGGTGGCTCTTGGTTCCGATACCGGGGGCTCTGTCCGCCAGCCGGCCGGTTTCTGTAATATTGTCGGCTTGAAACCGACTTATGGACGTATTTCCCGTTATGGTCTGGTGGCATTTGCCTCCTCTTTTGATCAGATAGGGGTTCTTGCCATGAACTGTGATGATGCGGCTCTGGTGCTTGAGGTCATGGCCGGAAAGGATGACCATGATGCCACCTCTTCACTGCATGCGGTGCCCGACTATCGCTCTGACATGGCGGCGGTCTCTGTTGAAGGTCTCAGGATCGGTGTTCCTTCGGAGTTCTTTCACGAAAGCCTGAATCCTGATGTTGCCCGCCTTGTAAAGGGCAAGCTTCATGAGCTCCGTGGCAAGGGCGCGGAGCTTGTTGATATAACCCTTCCTGAAAGTGATTATGCAATCGCGGCATACTACATTCTTGTCACGGCGGAGGCTTCATCCAATCTTGCCCGTTTTGACGGAGCACGGTATGGCTATCGTTCAGGCAGTGCGGAAGATCTTGCGGCTATGTATGTGAACTCCAGAACGGAAGCTTTCGGCAGGGAGGTCAAACGCAGGATCATGCTTGGAACCTATGTGCTTTCAGCCGGTTACTATGATACCTACTACAAAAAGGCCCAGCAGGTACGAAGAGTTTTTCAGGACAGGTATCGTGAAGCGCTTGATAAGGTTGATGTCATTGCCGGACCGACCTCTCCATTTCCGCCCTTTGGTATCGGTGACAAAACCGGAGATCCGCTTGAAATGTATCTGGCTGATGTCTTTACTGTTCCGGCCAGTATTGTCGGTATGCCGGCTGTCAGTGTACCTGTCGGATTCGACAGCCTCAACCTTCCTGTCGGTCTGCACCTTATCTGTAACTTTTTCGAGGAGGGGAAACTGCTTGGTATAGCCAGACATATGCAGGCTTCCTGA